Genomic window (Prionailurus bengalensis isolate Pbe53 chromosome E3, Fcat_Pben_1.1_paternal_pri, whole genome shotgun sequence):
aggccacacctgCCACCCCCTCAAGCGTGGCACGGTCCCCCTGCTCGACTTTCAGAGGTCCATGAGATGGGTACTGGGGGGCGGGATTGAAACTTTCCAGACCCCTCACCTCCTGACACTGGCATCAGAGCCCAGGCAAGGGCAGAAGGGTCTCGGGTGGGACACCTCATCCAGACAAGCTCCAGATCCCTGCTCCCTTCTCTGTCACTCTACAACAGAGCCCAGAATCGTGAGTCGCTGTAGCACTGGGGGACACCCAGACAGAGCCTTCGCTGGACCAAGTCCTCCAGGAGCGGGATGAAGCCATTGCCAAGTGAGAGGCAgatgcttgggggggggggggggggcagtgggtggCTCGCCCTCAGGGCTCTGTCCTGCTAGAGGAGAGGGTGTGAGAAGTCAGGCATTCCTGGAAGGAAAGCCACATGCATACTCGCCTCGTCACAAGGCAGGGGCTGTGGCCACACTTGCCCACCCTCAGGGCCCAGAAGCAGATCTGTAGGGTTCAAGCTCAAGCTGTTCTCCCTGCCGCCTGCAGGAAGCAGGCAGTGGAGGCTGAGCTGGACACATGCAAAGCCAAGTTGCGAGCTGTGGAGGCCCAGCTGCTGGAGGTCctggaggagaaactgaggctgaggcaGGAGGTGGAAGCCTGGGAGGTAGGGTGGGAATGCCAGCTGGGCCTGGGAGGCATGGGGAAGAGGCACAGGGTCGGCCCTGAAcctgctctcctgccccccaGGAGGACATGCGGCTACTGGTGAGACAGCAGGTCGAGAGTCAGCTGCAGAGAGAGTCCAGGGGCCCTCAGGGAGCCCCGGTGACCCCCAGAACTGCCAGGGCTCCCTGGGTCCGATTCCTCCTGGGTCAGTGGGGACGCTGGAGGTGACAGAGCTCAGCCCGGGGGCTTGGGAGCAGTGTCTTTATTCATTAAAACTTGAGGTCTGACCCTTTGCACCCTCATGCTCTCTCAGTGCCTGAGTCCTTTTGTGCGGAAACGTGGAACAGGCTGCAGGGCCTTGAAGCCTGGGGCTTCCTGCCTCATCCTGCCAGCAACTCTTAGGCTAGGAAGCCTCGGATGGCAGCCATGAAGTCCTGTGGGCAGTCAGCATGGATCCAGTGGCCAGCATTGGGCACAGTCTGCATCTGGGCTTGAGGGAAGAGCCGCCTGATCTCAGAATGGTGGCTGGGACTGTCCGTCGAAGAGGAGGCCACccagatgggggagagagagaagtggaggcaaagcagggaggagagagctaCATGAACACACATGCCAGTGGTATTTGAGAACTCTCAGGCACCCCCTGCCCGCACCAAAGCCCTCCCCAAGGCAGGATCCCCAGGCTGGGGCCTGGGTAGGTGGGGcatgcccctcccaccacccagtCTGGCTTACTGCACATATTGAGAGTTTCCACCCAGGAGGAAGAGGGTTGGCCCAGGGTAAGATTCTTGTCGTGGTGGGAAAGCCAAGATCTTGTCCACGTGCTGGGCCAATGCTTCCAAGTTCACCCTCCAGACGAAGCGCCCATCCACCTCCACCAGGTTGGTGAGCAGGAACTGACGCACGGCCGTGTCCTGTAGGGGTCCAGTAAttgggtgtggggggcgggggaaccTCCGTGGGAGGCTTGGGGCTGCCACTCTTCCCTGGACAGGTCCCAGCCCACAACACCAGCCGGGACATGGGTACATTACTTGGATAACAGTGCTGAGCTGCTGATCGGCCAGTTTTCGGGCAGAGGAGCGAGACATGTCATCTGGGACGTCTACAGCCCTCATGGCTGCCATGTAGGATGGGAAGTCTGAGTTGGATGTGGTCTCCACTGGGCTGATGTCCACAGCAATCAGGCGTTCCACCAGCTCTGGCTGGGTGAAAGAACCAAACTTGGGACCAGCCTTAGGGCAGACACAGTGGGTCTCAGGCATAGTCGCCAGATCCTGAATTTGGCCATCCAAGGCTCAGTTGAGTCCCAGGTTGCCTGCTGGGCACTCATGGTCTACACTGGATGGGAAGAAGCCCTGTATAGGGACAGCTCACCCTCTGGAGTGCCAGCAGCATGGCTGTCCTGCCTCCCATGCTGTGTCCAACGAGGACACAGGGCACTAGGCCCAGCTGGGTCAGGAGATCCTGCACGTCTTGGCTCATGGCCTCATAGCTCATGTCTGGGCTGTGGGGGCTGTCACCATGGTTCCGAGCATCCACTGTTAGCACCTGCGGAGCGGAGTGAGGGTGGGAAGAGCTGGCATCCACATTCAGGGCATAGAGAAGGCACGGCATTCCTGaaggctgagggggtggggggcgggtagggaGCCTGGGGAAAGATATTGAAGTGGAAAACAGTTGGGAGCACAGAAGGATGGGCTGCTGTAAAAGGCGGTAAGCCCCATCAACCCTGGTGAACAAACAGGGCTGGTCCCCTTACCAGGGAGGTGTTGGCACTTAGGCACTGGACAGCGAGCCTAGCTTGAAGATCTATTAACACGAATGAAGGACTGGATGGATGCAGGCACGACGGAATGAATGGGTCCACATAGGGCCACGGTGTGCCATGTGGCCTGCATCCTTAGAAGGTCAACCTCTTCACTTCTGCTTAGAGAGACCGGCCACTCCTCGCCGGGTGTCCAGTAGTGAAGGCGGAAAAGCGGGGCGTGCCTTGGCCATCTCCCTAGCCCCGCCCAGCCAGGTCCCACCTCCCGGGGACCCCGCCTCTCCCGGAAGCTCACCCTCCGGCCAGTCTGCTGGGCCAGGGCCTTAGCGATGGAGTTGAAGTTGGTTTTGGAGCCGAAGAGCCCGTGCAGAAACACGAGGGCCGGGCGGGCCGCCTCTCCGTCCAGAAGTTTGTAGGAAAGCAGCACCGACCTGGAGGGAGGAGCAAGGATGGAGGAGGGGTCTAAGCTGGCTCGGGAAGGGGTTTAGGGGCGCGGCCTGGGGGGCGGGCGTAAGCGGAGGAGGCGGAGCCGAACTGAACGAGGAGGAGCGATGGACGGCCTCCCACATGGCGCCCTTGACTGACCTCCTCTCGGTGCCGCTTCGGCCACTGCTGCTGGGTGCGAAGGGCACCCTGGAGGCGCTGAGACTGGAGGGGCCGAGCCCCCTAAGGGGGAGCCTCCAGGCGCGGGACCAGCGGAGCATGCCCGGGAACAGCTACCAGGCGCGCAGCTCTTCCTATCCCCTGGCTCCGCCTCCCGCCTTCGCTCAGAGCCCTGTCCAGTTCCGACTGCAGCTCCGCCTTCCATCCCGCCCACTACCGCGGAGTTCCCCGCCCCCTTTTTCGTTTCCTTACGTAATCCCAGAGTACCGTCTGTTCCCGCAGCTCCTCCTCTTGCGTCATTACGTAATCCCCTCAGCCACGGCGCCAGCGGGCGAGAGAGCCGCCCCCGCCACGCCCCGGGCGGAGCCACACTATGCCTTGGTCACGCCCCTTGAGAAGCACCGCCCAACGCCCTCCCGCCCCAGGCGCCGAGTCCTCGCTGAGAGTCAGGGTCCTGTGGCGTGGGAGTCCAAACCCCGCCGTTTGGAATGTCCTGGATTTGGGGCGGGAGCCCTGGGCGGCCGCGGGACGGGTCCTTGGCAAGCCGAGGAGCCTCTGCCTTTGGCCAGCGCGCGCCCCACACCTGGCCTGCTCCTCTGCCCTCAGCCCGGCCTTGGGTGGGTGCCATGCTTTCTGTGCCGCAGGCGGGCGCGGAGAGACGCCAAAAGTGGCTCCCGTCGTCGAGGCGCCGGCTTGGAGGCGTCGTGCTCCACAGCTGGGGGCCCAGGCAGGCCGGGTGGTGCACCTCTTTCCCATCCCTAAGTCCTGGACTCTAGAAAGAGCTAGGGGAAACTCTAGAGAGCTCATCTCCATCCACCCTCCATGCGGCTTGTACAAGAGGCAGAACCAGAACCGCTGTTTGGTCTgccattctatctatctatctatctgccaTTCTTGATGCGAATCAAGGTGGGAAGCCAGGTGTTTGTACTGGAGGGTGTTTGCTTCGTTGAGCTGAAATGGGTCAGACCTCACGCCTCTTTGCCAGCAGAGAAATAAACGATTCTCCCACCCTTGAACTCAGCACATCCCGCACATTAAAAAGCCTCCCTTTGGAAGCCTGACTGGCTGCCATCTTCTCTCCCCAGTCTGGGGCAGTGGTGGCAGTGGTGCTATGGTCTCAGGTCTCAGCCCGCTGCTCCGTTTACAGCATTCTTCTGCTCAGAAACCTTTAGGGACTCCCCACCCTTAAACTTGAGAGTTGAAACAGCATCCCTAGCGTCCCCCAGTCTGATCCTACCTGCTTTTCCACCCATGCTTCCTATTCTCTTACTCCCCAACCAGAGATCTACATTGCACACCTTCCTTTTGGTCTTTATCCCGAAGACTGCCTCTGCTGAGATGGGTGGCTGCCTTCTAGATAGCTAGTGGCCCAAGTCCTGTACAACTGTAAATGTCCAGGATAGCTGCCACCTCCTCAAAAGCCTTCCCAGATTTCCCCGGTTGACACCAATCTCTTCTATCCTATGTTCTCAAAGCATTTGTCAGTCTACCATATGGTATTCTAGAACTGGCTTTCTCTGTGTCCCCATAGGCTGGGAGTTCTGGAGGACCGGAGTCCTGTGTTGTTTATCTGGTGCAAAGTGCAACTGTAATCATTTTACCGAATGATCGTGAAGAGATTCAGGGCACTAGCTGAGGCTTAGGTGAAGGTTCACCTGGTGGCTGGGTCAGTGCCCCTTCCAGAGATGACATCTGGTCCAGCCAGGACTCTCACTCTTTAGGGCAGGCCTGATGGGAGTCAGGACCAGTaggagcatctttttttttttttttttttttaatttttaaaaaatctttacttgtttttgagagagacacagagtgcgagtggggcagagagagagggagacacagaatctgaagcaggtcccaggctctgagctgtccccacagagcctgatgcagagctcgaacccatgaatggtgagataatgacccgagctgaaatctgatgcttaacccactgagccatccaggctcccctggtAGGATGCATCTTAACTCTAAGATGTAATAAATCCCTTGCCCCATAAAATGGCCTTCACCTTGAGTCAGCTTGGGGACTGGCAGTTGTTTTGTTCTAATGAAAGAAGGGCTTTAAGGTCACTGGGGACGCTAAACACACCAGGTGGTGTGGTGATTTGTTACCAGCATAGTCATTAGGGGAGTGATGAGGACATCTGAGCCCAGAATGGGAGCCGATCCAAGGCATGGGAGGGGTCCTCAGAGGAGAGACATCAAGCAGGGTGTTTTTCTAGAATTGGCGGATGAAGAGGCTGGGGGTTGACATCGTGATGGTGATTCAGAAGGGTAGTATTTCAAAAGTGGTTTCAAACCACCCCCCACAGCTGCTCCAGCCTACAGTCTAGCCAGGTAACCTGAGCCTGGCCCACAACCCTTgaccatctgcccagagccctggGTCTATGGCAGAAGCAGTCCAGAGACATTCCTGAGACCTGGGCCCAGGCCCCATCACGTGGCTGGTTAGGGCCTGGAGGCAAGCGGAAAAACCAGTTGGCTTGAGGTTTCCACTGAACACTCTAGAGAAAAGTGGCGGGGCGGCGAGAGAGGGGTTGTCACCACCTGGGAAGGACTCTGGTGATGGAGTGTTGGGAAGGGGGCAACCTGGGGGCCGCCCACCCCTCCGCAGCTTGATAGGAACCGGCCAGCTCCTAACTGGTTTGTTGGTGAGGGTGTCCCTCTTGGGGGAGTGTCAGCTGTTGGAGGGGAGGCCTTCCGGAGCCCCTGAGACGCTGCGGTCACGCGGGGGGAGAGGAGTGCGGAATGACACTGCACTGGGAGTCTTTACTCCCAGCGTCCCTTCCCAGCCGTCTGCAAGTCCCGGGGTAGTGGGAGGGTGTTGTCATCCTATTTACTGCCGGGAACATAGAGACGCGGGAGGGGAATGACCCAGCTCCAGTCACTCAGCACGTGCGTGGCCCAGCCCGAATTCCTTCCCGGGAATGTGACTCCTAGTGCAGTGCTCCGGGTATCTAGCCACCTCCCTTCTGGCTGGGAAGCCGGGGCCCGAAGGGGTGCGGCCTGCGGCTTGCAGGCACCCGGCGCCCCGGGGGCGGCGGCGCTGAAGGGGTTAAGGCGGGGAGGCGGCGGGTGTCCCAGTCACCGCACCTGGCTCAGTATCGGTCACGTGGCCAGGGTTTCACCTGCCCCGCTGAGCAGGGACAATCGGGCCGCTTGTTTCCAGGTTGGTCGCCATGGCGACAGCAGCGCGCCTGGGGAGGTCAGCGGGGCAAATTCTTGCCTGCCGGCCGGGTGGGGCGAAGGTGTCGGTCGTGCTGGGGCGGCGCTCCCGGAGGACCCCTTGAGGTTTCCCGAGGGgctggcctgggggtggggggagcgggagCCGGCCACTAGGTGACTCCCTGCCCAGCTTCCTCCTGGTCTGGCCCAGCTCTGTCTTCTCAGATTTTGATCTTGCGTTCTTTAAAAACAGGATCTTGTTTAATACTCACAGCAGCCTTTCCCACAGGAGCCTGGCAATCCCGGTGCCTCCCCTAGACTTACCAAGCCCTTTGAGAACAttcactttttccttccttccttcaataaTAACAGATACTTTGGAGCCTCTACTATGGGCTTTTCTAGACACAGACACCTTTCCAGACACAGCCATGAGCAAAACAGCAAACTCAGGGGCTGCTCACCAGTGGATGGAGCACagtgtttatttccttcagaCCAGGCTGGGAAGGCCCCTGGGGCCATGGATAGAAGGTGGGGACTGCTCAGGATCATCCTGTAGCTCTGGTGTCCGAACACCCCTGGGGGCCCTCTCTGCCACCTCCGGGCCCCTCCTGCACCCTGTCCCCTCTGAGCTTCCCGCCAGGCCCACAGACCATGCCTGCTTTCATCtactctcttctcccttccagaAACGCCCACGGGTCCTGCTAACTGCAATCTTATCAACTTTTCTCCTACCTCCAGACTCATTTGCACACTGTACCCCTAGTAACACTCTCATCACAAGCACAAAGTGAGGAGAGTGAAGAGTAGAGGTGGCAGAGGGggtctatgtatttttttttacccagcaGCCTCCACTCCCCTGGAGAAACACCAGCCTGCAGGATACACTCCATCCTCCTCTGCCTGCGTTTCAGAGcctttatttattgagcacctactatgtgctgggcactggggttGCAAGGATGAGCCCGGATCCGCTCACAGCCTGACAGTCTTGGCGGGGGGAGACACTAATGGATGTGTCATCGCACACCCAGTAAATATTCAAAGGAAGAAACATAAAATCCAAGAATCCAGCTGGCCCTGGGGTGAGGTAGGGTGGCTCTGTAGAAGCGAGGCTTGAATGGAGGtctaaaggatgagtaggaggGGGGGCTGGGCAAAGTGCTTACTGTGGAGGAGGTGGGAACATTCTGTGCAATGGGAGAGCCATCCCCCTCCCAAGGCAGACTCTTAGGAGTCATTCCAGATGCCTCCTTCTTCcttacctcccccacccccaccccatccctcaccAAGTTCCTACTGATTCTAATCTTCCGAATGGCTCTGATATCCACCCTCTCCTGTCCAACACCTCGACCCCATCTCTCCCCCTGGGGTGGCCAACTCCCCAGTGGACTTGTTGTCCATTTTGGCCTTTCTAGTCATTTCCCCGCATGGTGGACAGCATGGTTTTTTCCAAACATATAATGTATTTCTGTGTTAATCTAGTTGGTTCTTTCCTatgttttcctgcttttctgtGCTTATTGCCCCTGGGGATGCATTTGGCTGACCCAAGAGCAGAAAAGCTGGTTTGTGTGTTTCAAAAGCTGAAGCCCTTCGGGGAAGGGACTTTCTCAGCAGAGATAAGAGCTTGGCCCAGAATGGGAGGGGGACCTGCCACCTGCTTCTTGGCAGGCCCTCCAGAGCGGAAACAGCTCATGGGTCTACTAGGCAGGCAGCCTGTAACATCTTCCCCGGTCCCAAGCCCAAAGCAGACACAGTACAGGGCGCAGGACCGAAGGGGCCATTGAATCAGTTGACGATGTCTCAGCAGT
Coding sequences:
- the ABHD11 gene encoding protein ABHD11, with product MLRWSRAWRLPLRGLGPSSLSASRVPFAPSSSGRSGTERRSVLLSYKLLDGEAARPALVFLHGLFGSKTNFNSIAKALAQQTGRRVLTVDARNHGDSPHSPDMSYEAMSQDVQDLLTQLGLVPCVLVGHSMGGRTAMLLALQRPELVERLIAVDISPVETTSNSDFPSYMAAMRAVDVPDDMSRSSARKLADQQLSTVIQDTAVRQFLLTNLVEVDGRFVWRVNLEALAQHVDKILAFPPRQESYPGPTLFLLGGNSQYVHPSHHSEIRRLFPQAQMQTVPNAGHWIHADCPQDFMAAIRGFLA